The following proteins are co-located in the Solanum pennellii chromosome 8, SPENNV200 genome:
- the LOC107028767 gene encoding glycine cleavage system H protein, mitochondrial-like encodes MALRMWASSTANALRVSSTVSRTNFSLSRCFSTVLEGLKYASSHEWVKHEGSVATIGITDHAQDHLGEVVFVDLPDSGTSVSHGSSFGAVESVKATSDINSPISGEIVEVNTKLSETPGLINSSPYEDGWMIKVKPSNPSELESLLGAKEYTKLCDEEEIH; translated from the exons atggctCTGAGAATGTGGGCTTCTTCAACAGCCAATGCACTTAGAGTCTCTTCTACTGTTTCAAGAACCAATTTTTCACTCTCTAGATGTTTTTCTACTG TTCTTGAAGGGCTGAAGTATGCATCTTCACATGAATGGGTAAAGCATGAGGGGTCAGTGGCAACAATTGGAATAACTGACCATGCTCAG GATCATTTGGGAGAAGTGGTGTTTGTTGATTTGCCAGATAGTGGTACTTCTGTTTCACATGGAAGTAGCTTTGGAGCTGTTGAAAGTGTGAAAGCCACCAGTGACATCAACTCTCCGATCTCAGGCGAGATCGTTGAGGTCAACACAAAGCTCAGTGAAACACCTGGTTTG ATCAACTCGAGCCCTTATGAAGACGGATGGATGATCAAAGTGAAGCCGAGCAATCCATCAGAGCTCGAATCTCTGTTGGGGGCAAAAGAGTACACGAAATTATGCGATGAAGAGGAAATTCATTGA